The Spirochaeta isovalerica DNA window CCTCACTGGGGAAATGCTCTGTCAAAGAGATGAAATCCTATATTGCCGCCCTGACAGATCAAGGGAAGTGCGACACTTTTTCTCTTCTTGCTCTGGCACGAGCAGCCTATTTATCGGGCAACAGGGAACTTTACATCTATTTTACGCAAATCCTTGAAAGAGAAAACATCATCAGTAATCTCCGGTCACATATGGAAACCGTTCTGGGTGTGGATATAGCCGGTCAGATTTTCGACAGCCTGACAAATCCTGCAACAGGCGCCCCTCCGGAAGAAGCGGTTCAATGGACGCAGAATCTTATAGACAAAATGGATGAAACACTGAGCGACGAGGAATGCCGTACAGCCCTGACAGCCAATGCCCATGGAATCCCCCCCGAAGCTTTTACAAATGAGGCTGAGTTGTTCAATAAAGCCCCCGGTCTGGAAGCCTATCTTGCCGATGCTCATAAAAGATCGGTAGCCACGCTACAGGAACATGCCGATACGGGGAAAGTCTGGTTTGAACAGATTATAACCCAGCCTGTTGTCGATTTTGTCGCTTCCCATAAAGAAGTGCTGGGAGGCGTTCTGGAAGAGAGTAAAATCTACTGGACCAAAATTCCCTACGATACGGTTGCCTGGCTCAATGAAAAGGAAAGCGATAAAAAGCGCTACTACGCCTGTCATTGCCCTATGGCACGGGAAGTCCTGCTGCACGAAGGCGAGACGATTCCCGGGAAATGGTGCAACTGCACAGCCGGATTCGTCCAGCAGAGATTCAACGCCATTTTCGGAGAAACGGTAAAGGTGGACCTTCTCGAATCGGTACTGGCGGGAGATGAGCGCTGCCGCTTTGCGATCAATGTTCCGGAGAAGTTTTTATCCCGTAACGCTTAAAGAAATTCCTGACTCCCGGAAGCTCCTCGGCGAGAAGAGATTTATGCTCACGCAGAAAAGATTTCAATTCAGAGCGAGTCTGTTCGCTCAGGAGTTCGCTCTGCTCCATCTCAAGAAACAGGATATTCCGGCTGAGACTGTTAAAAATCATAAGACTGAGATAGACATGATTTCCGAACAGAGCTTCGATCACCTCTGAATAATCATTCCTGAAATTGGAAATCATAAAAACTTTCCCGTCTGCCGCGATATCGAAGGCCCTCTCGGGAACGGCTCTCCAGATTTCCGCATCGGCTTCCGAGTAGTAGACCCGGCAGCCTTCCAGTACAAGAGGGCTGTAGGTATAGACAAGAATATCCACCCCTTCCCGTCCTCTCCTGGCAATTAAATCCTTCAACTCCCCAAGGACTTCTTCGAAGCCTACAATGACGACAACGCTTTCCGCATCTTCGAGGATCTGAAGAGCCTTCCCCACAGCCTGCTCATAGGAATCGAGCCGCGCGATCCGGTACTCGCTGTTCTTTCTCTCCAGTTTTTTCAAGCCCTCTTTAAGCTCCCGGCTCCGGGATTTGAATTCCATTTCCCTGACATTGAGATATTCCTCAACAGGAACGGGGTGAATCAATTGCGTTCCGGCGCTTTTATCCATCCGCACGAGCCCTTTATGTTCAAGACTCCTCAGCGCTTTGTAGATATTGGCGGTCGGTTTGTTGAGATTATGGGACAGACGGTACCCCGTAATGCCAGGCTCTCCCAGAAGGGCGATGTAGACCGCCGCTTCCAGACGGGAGAGTCCGAAATCCATCAGTTTATCAATCATATACTATCAGCTGTTTCCCTTGAAGTAGAGATAAGCCAGTACTCCGGCGGCAATGAGAGCGCCGAAGCCGAGGACCGCCAGGGTGATTTTAACTGCTGACCAGGGCCTGTTCCCCTGCACTTCACCGGTTCGGGCATTAACCATGAAGTTATAGACCTTGTCCTTGAATTTATAGGCGCTGATCCAAACGGGCAGAAGTATATGCTTGAAGGTAATGTCATCATAGGAACTGCTTTTCGATGAGATGCGCTGCTCGTCACCGCCGATATCCCGCCTAATGGTTCTATCTATGACCGGAGCCATTCTTTCCTTGGCCTTGCCGAAGCCTTCCTCCAGATTGACCGAATAGCTTTCCACCTGGAAGCCCGAGAGATAATCTTCTTTGAAAGGGACCAGGTTCTCCAGATCCCAGGGCTCCAGAGCTTCGGTGTATTTGGGAAGCATATTGCCGGAACCGCAGATCAGTATATCGTCAAAGCTGTTTCTGACCGTACCTGAAGCGAAGGACCAGCGCGTATGGCGGACCTGACGGGTTTTGGTTACAGTTTTGCCGTCCACCTGTTCCGTGTAGGTTTCGGTGGTGTAGTAGTAATCGCCCCGCTGGCCTCTGTAGCTCGTCGTCGTTTCCGAATCATATGTCCAGTAGGGTGAGTACATTCCCCTCAAGCCGTCCATTCTGGCGAATTCCTTGAGCTTGTTGGGAGCGAACCATCGCTTCTTCAGCCAGACTTTAAAGTTTTCAGCTGCTTCCTTTTTGCTGATCTTAAAGGGCAGAAGAGACTGGGGGGCGATTTCCTTGACCGACCGGGTCTGCCCCGATAGATGGGTTCCGCAGAAAACGCATTCTCCCGCTGTTTTATTTTCGCCCAGACTGACTATAGCCCCGCAGTTATCACACTTTACGGAGACCATATCAAGAGTTGCGGCTCCGTTCAGGTTTTCCTCCATCTTCCGGAGTTGGCTCAGATAATCATTTTCTGTTATTTCAACCGTTTCATCAGTTTCAATGGTATTTTCCGTACCGCAGTAGGGGCACTTCAGGGCATTCTGTCCCGGTTCGAATTTTAAATCGGCCCCGCAGTTGCTGCAGGGAAATTGGCCTGTATTTTCACTCATGATGCTTCCTTCCTTTTTTAAAGAAATATATTCAATCCCCTATTGCGGCGGCAGTGGAGGCGGGACCTGTCCGAATAGGGAACTGAGGTCTCCGACCGATCCCGCGGCGGTCCAGGCCGCCATGCCGTTCTTCCAGACCAGAGACTCTCTTGTCAGCTCTCCGGAAGCGGCTTTCTGAGCCAGCACACTGAGATCGAAGGGGCCGGTCTGCTGCCCGTTGACGGCCACATAATACTGAACACCCGGCGGTACCGGAGGAGGTCCGCCGGCCGGTGCCCCCTGATTCATCTGTTGCTGATTCATGGCCTGACCCATCTGGTTGGCCATGGCGAAACCCATGCCCATTCCGATTCCGCCCGATGCGGTACCGCTCGGATTATTAGCGGCCGCTTCCATGGCATTGGCCGCCTGAAACTGGCTGTACTGGTTGAGATTTCCCAGAATTCCCATACTGGATCTCTTGTCCAGGGCTTCTTCCACAGCAGGAGGCAGAGAGATATTTTCCACCAGCAGTTTGACGAGCTCCAGTCCGTATTCGCCGAACTCGCCGCCGATCTTGCCTTCCATAAACTTGCCCAGCTCATCGTAATTGGCCGCCAGATCCAGAGCAGGTATTTTGCTCTCGCCCAGAGCATCGGTAAACCGGGAAACGACGATATTTCTCAACTGGCCGACAACTTCATCGGTGGTAAAATCCCCGTCGGTTCCCACAACTTCCTTAAGAAAAAGGGACGGATCGGTGACCCGGATGGAATAGGATCCGAAAGCTCTCAGACGAATGGGACCGAATTCCGCATCGCGGAGCATAATGGGGTTCTGGGTTCCCCACTTGAGATCGGTGAATCGCTTGGTGTTGACAAAGTAGACTTCCGCCTTGAAGGGGCTGTTGAAACCGTGAGCCCACCCTTTTAAGGTGGAGAGAATCGGAAGATTCGCTGTGGTCAGTTCATACATACCCGGCTGAAAAACATCGGCCAGCTTTCCTTCATTAATGAATACGGCAGCCTGTGACTCACGAACAGTCAGTTTCGCTCCGTTTTTAATCTCGTTGCCGTAGCGCTCGAACCGGTAGACAATGGTATCGCTGCTGTCATCAGTCCATTCAATGATATCAATAAATTCGCCTTTAATCTTGTCGAATAGTCCCATTACATCTTATCTCCTGCTTAATATGTATTATCCAATCGAAAGGCGGAAACCGAAAACAGAGGTGAACTGACGGCGGATGACCTGACGAAAAGAAAAGCCGCGGATATGGCGGTCATATTTATTCTATATCAGCACAGACCAAACATCAAAAAAAAAAAAA harbors:
- a CDS encoding TrmB family transcriptional regulator; amino-acid sequence: MIDKLMDFGLSRLEAAVYIALLGEPGITGYRLSHNLNKPTANIYKALRSLEHKGLVRMDKSAGTQLIHPVPVEEYLNVREMEFKSRSRELKEGLKKLERKNSEYRIARLDSYEQAVGKALQILEDAESVVVIVGFEEVLGELKDLIARRGREGVDILVYTYSPLVLEGCRVYYSEADAEIWRAVPERAFDIAADGKVFMISNFRNDYSEVIEALFGNHVYLSLMIFNSLSRNILFLEMEQSELLSEQTRSELKSFLREHKSLLAEELPGVRNFFKRYGIKTSPEH
- a CDS encoding DUF6144 family protein gives rise to the protein MDTLVIKDYYEKAGHSKEDGIKAVSVVDSFQNRSSGEIASLGKCSVKEMKSYIAALTDQGKCDTFSLLALARAAYLSGNRELYIYFTQILERENIISNLRSHMETVLGVDIAGQIFDSLTNPATGAPPEEAVQWTQNLIDKMDETLSDEECRTALTANAHGIPPEAFTNEAELFNKAPGLEAYLADAHKRSVATLQEHADTGKVWFEQIITQPVVDFVASHKEVLGGVLEESKIYWTKIPYDTVAWLNEKESDKKRYYACHCPMAREVLLHEGETIPGKWCNCTAGFVQQRFNAIFGETVKVDLLESVLAGDERCRFAINVPEKFLSRNA
- a CDS encoding SPFH domain-containing protein; protein product: MGLFDKIKGEFIDIIEWTDDSSDTIVYRFERYGNEIKNGAKLTVRESQAAVFINEGKLADVFQPGMYELTTANLPILSTLKGWAHGFNSPFKAEVYFVNTKRFTDLKWGTQNPIMLRDAEFGPIRLRAFGSYSIRVTDPSLFLKEVVGTDGDFTTDEVVGQLRNIVVSRFTDALGESKIPALDLAANYDELGKFMEGKIGGEFGEYGLELVKLLVENISLPPAVEEALDKRSSMGILGNLNQYSQFQAANAMEAAANNPSGTASGGIGMGMGFAMANQMGQAMNQQQMNQGAPAGGPPPVPPGVQYYVAVNGQQTGPFDLSVLAQKAASGELTRESLVWKNGMAAWTAAGSVGDLSSLFGQVPPPLPPQ